One Leucobacter muris DNA segment encodes these proteins:
- a CDS encoding TIGR00645 family protein, with translation MTDRSTPPIERSTQRGPGPASRTLAGFIFASRWLQAPLYLGLIIAQAVYVVLFFVELWHLIEGAILEGHISETEVMLSVLALIDIVMIANLLIMVIIGGYETFVSKIRVEGHHDEPDWLSHVNANLLKVKLAISIISISSIHLLKTFIEVGRMDGGLVHNANGTVLYSWDGVLWEVVIHLAFIVSALALAWIDKMSHQHPAAPKNEQLTAGRLEASLRDPVPAPAADGYVTVRLPAGSQLPEGARILE, from the coding sequence GTGACCGACCGTTCGACCCCTCCGATCGAGCGCAGCACCCAGCGGGGTCCCGGCCCCGCCTCCCGCACGCTCGCCGGATTCATCTTCGCGAGCCGCTGGCTGCAGGCCCCGCTCTACCTCGGCCTCATCATCGCCCAGGCGGTCTACGTCGTGCTCTTCTTCGTCGAGCTCTGGCACCTCATCGAGGGCGCCATCCTCGAGGGCCACATCAGCGAGACCGAGGTCATGCTCAGCGTGCTCGCGCTCATCGACATCGTGATGATCGCGAATCTGCTCATCATGGTGATCATCGGCGGCTACGAGACCTTCGTCTCGAAGATCCGCGTCGAGGGCCACCACGATGAGCCCGACTGGCTGTCGCACGTGAACGCCAACCTGCTCAAGGTGAAGCTCGCGATCTCGATCATCTCGATCTCGTCGATCCATCTGCTCAAGACCTTCATCGAGGTCGGCCGCATGGACGGCGGCCTCGTGCACAACGCGAACGGCACGGTGCTCTACTCGTGGGACGGCGTGCTGTGGGAGGTGGTGATCCACCTCGCGTTCATCGTCTCCGCTCTGGCGCTCGCCTGGATCGACAAGATGAGCCACCAGCACCCCGCCGCGCCGAAGAACGAGCAGCTCACGGCTGGGCGCCTGGAGGCGTCGCTGCGGGACCCCGTCCCGGCCCCCGCGGCCGACGGCTACGTGACCGTCCGGCTCCCCGCCGGCTCGCAGCTTCCCGAGGGCGCCCGCATCCTCGAGTGA
- the leuD gene encoding 3-isopropylmalate dehydratase small subunit → MDKFITMSGIAAPLKRSNVDTDQIIPAVFLKRVTKTGFDDALFYHWRQDEGFVLNQPVFQGAEILVAGPDFGTGSSREHAVWALRDFGFKVVISPRFADIFRGNSGKQGLLAAQVEEADVEKLWAAIDAEPGVQLTVSLEDRTVSVGDLTVPFQVDDYTRWRLMEGLDDISLTLRNESAITEFEARRPTWMPTTTPLEAA, encoded by the coding sequence ATGGACAAGTTCATCACGATGTCGGGCATCGCCGCACCGCTGAAGCGCTCCAACGTCGACACCGACCAGATCATCCCCGCCGTCTTCCTGAAGCGCGTCACCAAGACCGGCTTCGACGACGCGCTCTTCTACCACTGGCGGCAAGATGAGGGCTTCGTGCTCAACCAGCCCGTCTTCCAGGGCGCCGAGATCCTGGTCGCCGGCCCCGACTTCGGCACCGGATCGTCGCGGGAGCACGCCGTCTGGGCGCTGCGCGACTTCGGCTTCAAGGTGGTCATCTCGCCGCGCTTCGCCGACATCTTCCGAGGCAACTCCGGGAAGCAGGGTCTGCTCGCCGCCCAGGTCGAAGAGGCCGACGTCGAGAAGCTCTGGGCGGCGATCGACGCCGAGCCCGGAGTGCAGCTGACCGTGAGCCTGGAAGACCGCACCGTCTCGGTCGGCGACCTGACCGTGCCGTTCCAGGTCGACGATTACACCCGCTGGCGTCTGATGGAGGGGCTCGACGACATCTCGCTGACCCTTCGCAACGAGTCGGCAATCACTGAATTCGAGGCTCGGCGACCGACCTGGATGCCGACCACAACCCCGCTGGAGGCCGCGTGA
- a CDS encoding TerC family protein codes for MTPVLPLWFEIGAMVVLVAILVIDLLLIIKRPHVPSMREASLWVGFYVLLALVFAGCMFLLGDVQHGTEFLAGWLTEYSLSIDNLFVFVLILGSFKVPYAYQQRALMIGIILALIFRGLFILAGAAIIERFIAVFFLFGAWLIWTAWQQVKPGGHDEQGDGLAVRLAKRMFPFSDHYDGGKLRTTVDGKRMFTPFLLVLISLGATDLLFALDSIPAIFGITQSPFIVFTANVFALMGLRQLYFLLGGLLDRLEYLKYGIAAILAFIGVKLIFHALHENELPFINGGEHVPVPEINTWVSLGFIVTAMAIATVASVVKMNREAKRTGERLHLGAHENPGD; via the coding sequence GTGACCCCTGTTCTTCCGCTCTGGTTCGAGATCGGAGCGATGGTCGTGCTCGTCGCGATCCTCGTCATCGACCTGCTCCTCATCATCAAGCGCCCGCACGTGCCGAGCATGCGCGAAGCCAGCCTCTGGGTCGGCTTCTACGTGCTGCTCGCCCTCGTCTTCGCCGGCTGCATGTTCCTGCTGGGCGATGTGCAGCACGGCACCGAGTTCCTCGCGGGCTGGCTCACGGAGTACAGCCTCTCGATTGACAACCTCTTCGTGTTCGTGCTGATCCTCGGCAGCTTCAAGGTGCCGTACGCCTACCAGCAGCGGGCCCTCATGATCGGCATCATCCTCGCGCTGATCTTCCGCGGACTGTTCATCCTGGCCGGCGCGGCCATCATCGAGCGCTTCATCGCCGTGTTCTTCCTGTTCGGAGCCTGGCTCATCTGGACGGCGTGGCAGCAGGTCAAGCCCGGCGGGCACGACGAGCAGGGCGACGGGCTCGCCGTGCGTCTCGCGAAGAGGATGTTCCCCTTCAGCGACCACTACGACGGCGGCAAGCTGCGCACCACGGTCGACGGCAAGCGCATGTTCACGCCCTTCCTGCTCGTGCTGATCTCGCTCGGCGCCACCGACCTGCTGTTCGCGCTCGACTCGATCCCCGCGATCTTCGGCATCACGCAGAGCCCCTTCATCGTCTTCACCGCCAACGTCTTCGCGCTCATGGGCCTGCGCCAGCTGTACTTCCTGCTCGGCGGCCTGCTCGATCGCCTGGAGTACCTCAAGTACGGCATCGCAGCGATCCTCGCTTTCATCGGCGTGAAGCTCATCTTCCACGCCCTGCACGAGAACGAGCTGCCCTTCATCAACGGCGGCGAGCACGTGCCGGTGCCCGAGATCAACACGTGGGTGTCGCTCGGCTTCATCGTCACGGCGATGGCGATCGCTACGGTTGCGAGCGTCGTGAAGATGAACCGCGAGGCGAAGCGCACCGGCGAGCGGCTGCACCTCGGCGCTCACGAGAACCCCGGCGACTGA
- a CDS encoding lysophospholipid acyltransferase family protein, with product MTDTVKLRSRPSAEKRRPSVFWFLAGMILPVWSVMVRYRFAPQSKLPKTGPFILAPNHYSEIDPIAMGAAVWHLGRLPRFMAKASLFRVPVLGWVLRASGQIPVERQGSTRPARDGVNPMGAAGQLIERESGVIVYPEGSLTRDPDLWPMRGKSGAVRLALESGIPLIPVAHWGTQDLMPRYAKRIHPFPRKTIRVSVGEPLDLSRFENRPVDQRVVTEATSLLMDAITALLAELRGEQPPAERWDPSKHQQNETGRF from the coding sequence ATGACTGACACGGTAAAACTCCGCAGCCGCCCCTCCGCGGAGAAGCGTCGACCCTCCGTGTTTTGGTTCCTGGCCGGGATGATCCTGCCGGTGTGGTCCGTCATGGTGCGCTACCGCTTCGCGCCGCAGTCGAAGCTGCCCAAGACGGGCCCCTTCATCCTCGCGCCGAACCACTACAGCGAGATCGACCCCATCGCGATGGGCGCGGCCGTCTGGCATCTCGGGCGGCTGCCCCGGTTCATGGCGAAGGCGAGCCTCTTCCGCGTGCCCGTGCTGGGGTGGGTGCTGCGAGCCTCCGGTCAGATCCCGGTCGAGCGCCAGGGATCCACCCGGCCCGCACGCGACGGAGTCAACCCGATGGGGGCCGCCGGCCAGCTCATCGAGCGCGAGTCGGGGGTGATCGTGTACCCGGAGGGGTCGCTCACCCGCGATCCGGATCTCTGGCCCATGCGGGGCAAGTCGGGCGCCGTGCGCCTCGCTCTCGAGTCGGGTATTCCCCTGATCCCCGTCGCCCACTGGGGCACCCAGGATCTGATGCCGCGCTACGCGAAGCGCATCCATCCGTTCCCGCGCAAGACCATCCGGGTCTCGGTGGGCGAGCCGCTCGACCTCAGCCGCTTCGAGAACCGTCCCGTCGATCAGCGCGTCGTCACCGAGGCCACGAGCCTGCTCATGGACGCGATCACCGCGCTGCTCGCCGAGTTGCGCGGTGAGCAGCCGCCAGCCGAGCGCTGGGACCCCAGCAAGCACCAGCAGAACGAGACG
- the murA gene encoding UDP-N-acetylglucosamine 1-carboxyvinyltransferase → MGLTSDEILINGGRPLQGRIEVRGAKNLATKAMVAALLGKSPSVLRNVPNISDVRVVAGLLALHGVLITRGDEPGVWRLDPSNVEVAHQADIDAHAGSSRIPILFCGPLLHRLGEAFIPDLGGCRIGDRPIDFHLDALRKFGAVVEKLPSGISLTAPNGLKGANIELPYPSVGATEQVLLTSVLAEGQTELRNAAIEPEIIDLICILQKMGAIITVEPNRVIFIEGVKELRGYDHAAIFDRNEAASWAAAALATKGDVFVGGAKQEEMMTFLNVFRKVGGDFDVHSDGIRFWHPGGDLKPVTIETDVHPGFMTDWQQPLVVALTQAQGVSTIHETVYENRFGFTEALNKMGADIVVYKEGLHDSTRRVMRREFEQAAVITGPTPLTGADIEVPDLRGGFSHLIAALTAEGSSKVTNIGIISRGYENFIEKLRQLGADFVYES, encoded by the coding sequence GTGGGGCTGACCTCCGATGAGATCCTCATCAACGGCGGTCGGCCTCTGCAGGGGCGGATCGAGGTGCGCGGCGCCAAGAACCTCGCCACCAAGGCGATGGTGGCGGCGCTGCTCGGCAAGTCGCCCAGCGTGCTGCGCAACGTGCCGAACATCTCCGACGTGCGCGTCGTCGCCGGTCTGCTGGCCCTGCACGGCGTGTTGATCACCCGCGGCGACGAGCCGGGCGTGTGGCGCCTGGACCCCTCGAACGTCGAGGTGGCCCACCAGGCCGACATCGACGCGCACGCGGGGTCGTCCCGCATCCCGATCCTCTTCTGCGGCCCGCTGCTGCACCGTCTCGGCGAGGCGTTCATCCCCGACCTCGGCGGGTGCCGCATCGGCGACCGGCCCATCGACTTCCACCTCGACGCACTGCGCAAGTTCGGTGCGGTCGTCGAGAAGCTGCCGAGCGGCATCAGCCTCACGGCCCCCAACGGGCTCAAAGGCGCCAACATCGAGCTGCCCTACCCGTCGGTCGGTGCCACCGAGCAGGTGCTGCTCACGAGCGTGCTCGCCGAGGGGCAGACCGAGCTGCGCAACGCGGCGATCGAGCCCGAGATCATCGACCTCATCTGCATCCTGCAGAAGATGGGCGCGATCATCACGGTCGAGCCCAACCGCGTCATCTTCATCGAGGGCGTGAAAGAGCTGCGGGGCTACGACCACGCGGCGATCTTCGACCGCAACGAGGCCGCCAGCTGGGCCGCAGCCGCCCTCGCCACGAAGGGCGACGTGTTCGTCGGAGGCGCGAAGCAGGAGGAGATGATGACCTTCCTCAACGTCTTCCGCAAGGTCGGCGGCGACTTCGACGTGCACTCTGACGGCATCCGCTTCTGGCATCCCGGGGGCGACCTCAAGCCGGTGACCATCGAGACCGACGTGCACCCCGGCTTCATGACCGACTGGCAGCAGCCTCTCGTCGTCGCCCTCACCCAGGCCCAGGGCGTGTCGACGATTCACGAGACGGTCTACGAGAACCGTTTCGGATTCACCGAGGCCCTCAACAAGATGGGCGCCGACATCGTGGTCTACAAGGAGGGGCTGCACGACAGCACCCGCCGCGTGATGCGCCGCGAATTCGAGCAGGCCGCCGTGATCACGGGGCCCACCCCGCTCACGGGTGCCGACATCGAGGTGCCCGACCTGCGGGGCGGTTTCAGCCACCTCATCGCGGCGCTCACCGCCGAGGGAAGCTCGAAGGTCACGAACATCGGCATCATCTCGCGCGGCTACGAGAACTTCATCGAGAAGCTGCGGCAGCTCGGCGCCGACTTCGTCTACGAGAGCTGA
- the leuC gene encoding 3-isopropylmalate dehydratase large subunit — MTEATKPRTLAEKLWDDHVVVKGENGEPDLIYIDLHLIHEVTSPQAFDGLRMANRPLRRVDLMIATEDHNTPTVNITRQIEDPTSRLQIETLRHNVEDFGVRAHPLGDKEQGIVHVVGPQLGLTMPGITVVCGDSHTSTHGAFGALAFGIGTSEVEHVMATQTLPLKPFKTMAINVEGELRPGVTAKDIILAVIAKIGTGGGQGYVLEYRGSAIRSLSMDGRMTICNMSIEAGARAGMVAPDEITFDYVKGRPHAPQGDDWDRAVEYWKTLPTDDGAVFDREVFIDAGELEPFVTWGTNPGQGVLLSDRVPNPVHIEDPNERAAAERALEYTDLEAGTPMKEIAVDAVFMGSCTNSRLDDLRTFTSIIKGKKKAEGVRLIVVPGSARVRLEAEAEGLDKIVEEFGGEWRFAGCSMCLGMNPDQLAPGERCASTSNRNFEGRQGKGGRTHLVSPLVAAATAIRGTLSSPWDLKEDAENGITHDADGAAHAAEKVEAA, encoded by the coding sequence ATGACTGAAGCAACCAAGCCCCGAACTCTGGCCGAGAAGCTGTGGGACGACCACGTGGTCGTGAAGGGCGAGAACGGCGAGCCGGATCTCATCTACATCGACCTGCACCTCATCCACGAGGTCACCAGTCCGCAGGCCTTCGACGGCCTGCGCATGGCGAACCGGCCCCTGCGCCGCGTCGATCTCATGATCGCCACCGAGGATCACAACACCCCCACGGTCAACATCACCCGTCAGATCGAGGATCCGACGAGCCGGCTGCAGATCGAAACGCTGCGCCACAACGTCGAGGACTTCGGCGTGCGCGCCCACCCGCTCGGCGACAAAGAGCAGGGCATCGTGCACGTCGTCGGTCCGCAGCTCGGCCTCACGATGCCGGGCATCACGGTGGTCTGCGGCGACAGCCACACCTCGACCCACGGCGCCTTCGGCGCTCTCGCGTTCGGCATCGGCACGAGCGAGGTCGAGCACGTGATGGCGACCCAGACCCTGCCGCTCAAGCCGTTCAAGACCATGGCGATCAACGTCGAGGGCGAGCTGCGCCCCGGCGTGACCGCGAAGGACATCATCCTCGCGGTCATCGCGAAGATCGGCACCGGCGGCGGGCAGGGTTATGTGCTCGAGTACCGCGGATCGGCGATCCGCAGCCTCTCGATGGACGGCCGCATGACGATCTGCAACATGTCGATCGAAGCCGGTGCCCGCGCGGGCATGGTCGCGCCCGACGAGATCACCTTCGACTATGTCAAGGGTCGTCCGCACGCGCCGCAGGGCGACGACTGGGATCGCGCCGTCGAGTACTGGAAGACGCTGCCCACCGACGACGGCGCCGTCTTCGACCGCGAGGTGTTCATCGATGCCGGCGAGCTCGAGCCCTTCGTGACCTGGGGCACGAACCCCGGCCAGGGCGTGCTGCTGAGCGATCGTGTGCCGAACCCCGTCCACATCGAGGATCCGAACGAGCGCGCCGCCGCCGAGCGAGCGCTCGAGTACACGGACCTCGAGGCCGGCACGCCCATGAAGGAGATCGCGGTCGACGCGGTCTTCATGGGCTCCTGCACGAACAGCCGTCTCGACGACCTGCGCACCTTCACCAGCATCATCAAGGGCAAGAAGAAGGCCGAGGGGGTGCGCCTCATCGTGGTGCCCGGCTCGGCCCGTGTGCGCCTCGAGGCCGAGGCCGAGGGCCTCGACAAGATCGTCGAGGAGTTCGGCGGCGAGTGGCGCTTCGCGGGCTGCTCGATGTGCCTCGGCATGAACCCCGATCAGCTGGCCCCGGGGGAGCGCTGCGCCTCGACCTCGAACCGCAACTTCGAGGGCCGCCAGGGCAAGGGTGGCCGCACCCACCTCGTGTCTCCGCTCGTCGCCGCCGCGACCGCGATCCGCGGCACGCTCTCGAGCCCCTGGGATCTGAAGGAGGATGCCGAGAACGGCATCACGCACGACGCGGACGGCGCGGCGCACGCCGCCGAGAAGGTTGAGGCAGCGTAA